One Methanoculleus sp. 7T genomic window carries:
- a CDS encoding transglutaminase-like domain-containing protein, whose protein sequence is MEWKDVFPVLAGGLVILVVALIVKPALLGGPIGLGAPTPAPVPAPPGYVPPTSAPATTPFPEDGQAYTQNFRWTSIDGGVHTTEVRVPEALFLEHRETSRFADPLAWGRYALAEEDRPVLEDLARGIAPPTQNPEEEYFRLMNVVFFVQQIPYEYDNRTQSYTEGVLPRYARHVGDDVEYPKYPAEMLVDGKGDCEDSAILMAGLLDALGYDTVLLSYSDHMALGIRMDEFNPYYAKYTPKYFAYEGKHYYYVEGTNYYGGNISVDSLVRQGRPFPIGNTQDGSIQSVKSETPKIIPLRYIPAPAEHRIRPARLPAGGA, encoded by the coding sequence ATGGAGTGGAAGGACGTTTTCCCTGTTCTTGCGGGCGGGCTCGTGATCCTCGTCGTTGCCCTGATAGTGAAACCTGCGCTTCTCGGGGGGCCGATCGGCCTTGGAGCCCCCACCCCGGCGCCGGTCCCGGCGCCGCCCGGTTATGTTCCCCCCACATCGGCGCCGGCGACGACGCCCTTCCCGGAGGACGGTCAGGCGTACACCCAAAACTTCCGCTGGACGTCTATCGACGGCGGCGTCCATACGACAGAGGTCAGGGTTCCGGAGGCGCTCTTCCTCGAGCACCGGGAGACATCACGATTTGCCGACCCGCTTGCCTGGGGACGATACGCCCTCGCCGAGGAGGACCGGCCGGTCCTCGAGGACCTCGCCCGCGGGATCGCGCCGCCCACCCAGAACCCGGAGGAGGAGTACTTCCGGCTGATGAACGTCGTCTTCTTCGTCCAGCAGATCCCGTACGAGTACGACAACCGCACTCAATCTTATACCGAAGGGGTCCTTCCCCGCTATGCCCGGCATGTGGGAGACGACGTCGAATACCCCAAATATCCCGCCGAGATGCTCGTCGACGGGAAGGGGGACTGCGAGGATTCCGCGATCCTGATGGCGGGGCTCCTCGATGCCCTTGGGTATGATACGGTGCTGCTCTCGTACTCGGATCACATGGCCCTCGGCATCAGGATGGATGAGTTCAACCCCTACTACGCGAAGTACACGCCGAAGTACTTCGCGTACGAGGGAAAGCACTACTACTACGTGGAGGGGACAAATTATTACGGCGGAAATATCTCGGTCGACTCCCTGGTGCGCCAGGGAAGGCCGTTCCCCATCGGGAATACTCAAGACGGATCGATTCAGAGCGTGAAGTCCGAGACGCCGAAGATCATCCCGCTCCGCTACATCCCTGCTCCTGCCGAGCACCGCATCCGCCCGGCCCGCCTGCCGGCAGGGGGAGCGTGA
- a CDS encoding HEAT repeat domain-containing protein: MQKIIQKREAEEKGVAEVRELMHAMLNSDTYTSMQAVGALGAIGAPAVDSLVEALAAADSDARWVVAMALARVGKDAVEPLIEVVQTADEAVMNPAVWALAEIGDPRAVDPLVAELRGGRSECCRALTAAALLKLGDPVGIAEVEGVFNLLGKGFEGLAMEAYEGT; this comes from the coding sequence ATGCAGAAGATCATACAGAAGAGGGAGGCAGAAGAGAAGGGCGTTGCAGAGGTCCGGGAACTCATGCACGCCATGCTCAACAGCGACACCTACACCAGCATGCAGGCGGTCGGCGCCCTCGGGGCGATCGGGGCTCCGGCGGTCGATTCGCTGGTGGAGGCCTTGGCCGCCGCCGACAGCGATGCACGCTGGGTCGTGGCGATGGCGCTCGCCCGGGTCGGCAAAGACGCGGTGGAACCGCTCATCGAGGTCGTGCAAACCGCAGACGAGGCGGTCATGAACCCGGCAGTCTGGGCGCTCGCCGAGATCGGCGATCCGCGGGCGGTCGACCCGCTGGTCGCCGAACTCCGGGGCGGCCGGTCCGAGTGCTGCCGGGCCCTGACCGCGGCGGCCCTGCTGAAACTGGGCGATCCGGTCGGCATCGCCGAGGTCGAGGGCGTATTCAACCTGCTGGGCAAGGGGTTCGAGGGGCTCGCCATGGAGGCCTACGAGGGAACGTGA
- a CDS encoding PAS domain-containing protein, with translation MQPEHDIPGRILRTLKFRPKGMTITEIAKALKANRNSVSKHLEVMQAAGQVESRLVGNAKVYSIAQRVPLSAFLCFTKNLILVLDANLTIVQANDQCLRRFGRRKEELVGRNLRDAALPVVSTPDALAAIEDLEREQVVTDVCYQGDSSSESFYQMQVIPTTFEDGERGCTLVLEDITERKRYIRNTMFLARTAMDLVDLPPVDDIYGYTADRLLELVPGACAYILSYNEAEHRFAIRAVAGEGFREGLTELLGRDPVGLVVPAARIFDAPYHQTPLSLRGLQEFVLRPEPSSWSFYDLCFRAIPEEICEAILERFDIVRICITGLVWRDHLFGIAGIFLPPGRGVENRETIESFVRQVSIALARRQTAEQLRRNEEQFRGMLDSSPFAVALISRDRRFVYVNRKFVEVFGSEPDRTTTAAEWIRLIFANDDDRQEALRAWRSDLERSVPGQVRPRTFTVRCRDGSKKVILSRAVTLPDGTEYVTCEDVTEEARAYRLLVADIADLRRREQELLIKDRAIASTGRAVALLDPGGVVTYANPAYLTLWGYPTAEEVRGSPFTRFWERPDEVGNVVRMVLDGRIWHGELTGLASDGRTFRADLLGTPIVGRDGRVLGMMAAVTLGRMTDERSRSRAPKVGVPKPIFL, from the coding sequence ATGCAGCCGGAGCACGATATCCCAGGGAGAATCCTGCGGACCCTCAAGTTCCGGCCGAAGGGCATGACGATCACGGAGATCGCGAAGGCCCTCAAGGCAAACCGGAACTCGGTCTCGAAGCACCTCGAGGTGATGCAGGCGGCGGGCCAGGTCGAGTCCCGGCTCGTCGGCAACGCAAAGGTCTATTCTATCGCGCAGCGGGTGCCCCTCTCGGCGTTCCTCTGTTTCACGAAGAACCTTATCCTGGTTCTCGACGCCAACCTCACGATCGTCCAGGCGAACGACCAGTGCCTCAGGCGATTCGGACGCAGAAAAGAGGAACTCGTGGGACGGAACCTCCGCGATGCAGCACTCCCGGTCGTCTCCACCCCCGACGCCCTCGCCGCCATCGAAGATCTTGAGCGGGAGCAGGTGGTCACCGACGTCTGCTACCAGGGGGATAGCAGTAGCGAATCCTTCTACCAGATGCAGGTGATCCCGACGACGTTTGAGGATGGGGAGAGGGGGTGCACGCTCGTGCTTGAGGACATCACCGAGCGGAAACGGTATATCCGGAACACGATGTTCCTTGCCCGGACCGCAATGGACCTCGTCGACCTGCCGCCGGTGGACGACATCTACGGCTACACCGCCGACCGACTGCTGGAACTCGTTCCGGGAGCGTGCGCCTACATCCTCTCTTACAACGAGGCCGAACATCGGTTCGCCATCCGGGCGGTCGCGGGTGAGGGGTTCCGGGAGGGGCTCACGGAACTCCTTGGGCGGGACCCCGTCGGCCTGGTTGTCCCGGCCGCCCGCATCTTCGACGCCCCCTATCACCAGACCCCCCTCTCGCTGCGCGGTCTCCAGGAGTTTGTCCTCCGCCCGGAGCCTTCCTCGTGGTCGTTCTATGACCTCTGCTTCCGGGCGATCCCGGAAGAGATCTGCGAGGCGATCCTCGAACGGTTTGATATCGTGAGGATCTGCATCACGGGACTGGTCTGGCGGGATCACCTCTTCGGAATTGCAGGTATCTTCCTTCCTCCCGGGAGGGGGGTTGAGAACCGGGAGACGATCGAGTCGTTCGTCCGTCAGGTATCCATCGCCCTTGCCCGGCGGCAGACCGCTGAACAGCTCCGCCGAAACGAGGAGCAGTTTCGGGGCATGCTCGATTCGTCTCCATTCGCGGTCGCGCTCATTAGCCGTGACAGACGGTTCGTCTACGTCAACCGGAAGTTCGTAGAGGTCTTCGGCTCCGAGCCTGACCGTACAACCACAGCCGCCGAATGGATCCGGCTGATCTTCGCGAACGACGACGACCGGCAGGAAGCCCTCAGGGCCTGGCGGTCGGACCTTGAGCGGTCGGTCCCGGGCCAGGTCAGGCCCCGGACATTTACGGTCAGGTGCCGGGACGGGTCAAAGAAGGTCATCCTCTCCCGCGCCGTCACGCTCCCCGACGGGACAGAGTACGTCACCTGCGAAGACGTCACCGAGGAGGCGCGGGCCTACCGCCTCCTCGTCGCAGATATCGCCGACCTGCGGCGGCGGGAGCAGGAACTCCTCATCAAAGACCGGGCGATAGCCTCAACCGGGCGGGCTGTCGCGCTGCTGGACCCGGGAGGTGTGGTGACCTACGCGAACCCGGCCTACCTGACCCTCTGGGGCTATCCAACCGCGGAGGAGGTGCGGGGGTCGCCGTTCACCCGGTTCTGGGAACGCCCGGATGAGGTCGGAAACGTGGTCAGGATGGTTCTTGACGGGAGGATCTGGCACGGCGAGCTGACGGGTCTCGCAAGTGACGGCAGGACGTTCCGGGCGGACCTCCTCGGGACCCCGATCGTCGGCAGAGACGGCAGGGTGCTCGGCATGATGGCGGCGGTGACTCTGGGGAGGATGACGGATGAGCGGTCCAGAAGCCGGGCACCGAAGGTGGGCGTGCCGAAGCCGATATTTCTGTGA
- a CDS encoding SAM-dependent methyltransferase, with protein MEENELVSISQGTLTIMNPTTPEKVIAAGRAAGLREGSRVVETGCGNGTILSLWGREYGISGIGIEAREDACRRATEMLRDAGLDGRITVRCMDAREYVPDEPFDCAASIGASHIRGGFEATLDALLGLVHDEGTIVIGDRYWRSDRTPPEFAREWPDVRTEYEILGAVREVGLDVAAVVRSDGNDWDRYESGIWQAVLSWLGDHPDHPDRDFMVAYLHRLQDEYFGYGREHMGWAMYVLVPGFW; from the coding sequence ATGGAGGAGAACGAACTCGTCAGCATATCGCAGGGGACGCTTACGATCATGAACCCGACCACCCCGGAGAAGGTGATTGCCGCCGGGCGGGCGGCAGGGCTCCGGGAGGGGTCGCGCGTCGTCGAGACCGGGTGTGGGAACGGCACGATCCTCTCGCTCTGGGGGCGTGAGTATGGGATATCCGGCATCGGAATCGAGGCCAGGGAGGATGCCTGCAGGCGGGCCACGGAGATGCTCCGGGATGCGGGGCTCGACGGCCGGATCACGGTCCGGTGCATGGACGCTCGGGAGTACGTCCCCGACGAGCCGTTCGACTGCGCCGCATCGATCGGGGCGTCTCACATCAGGGGCGGGTTTGAGGCGACGCTCGACGCTCTCCTCGGCCTCGTTCATGACGAGGGAACCATCGTCATCGGCGACCGCTACTGGCGGTCCGACCGCACCCCGCCTGAGTTCGCCCGCGAGTGGCCCGACGTCAGGACCGAGTACGAGATCCTCGGCGCCGTGCGGGAGGTCGGGCTCGACGTCGCCGCCGTCGTCCGGTCGGACGGGAACGACTGGGACCGCTACGAGTCGGGGATCTGGCAGGCGGTTCTCTCGTGGCTTGGCGACCACCCCGACCATCCCGACCGCGACTTCATGGTCGCCTATCTCCACCGCCTCCAGGATGAGTACTTCGGCTACGGACGCGAGCATATGGGCTGGGCTATGTACGTCCTGGTGCCCGGGTTCTGGTGA
- a CDS encoding DUF72 domain-containing protein codes for MEVHVGTSGWAYAWNRGGSLAWFVEHSGLDAVELNTSFYRFPSEKAVLSWAAAGSSLRWSVKVNRSITHRHRFNENAVAVWERFRERFLPLDNLVDFYLFQAPPAFGDVDRILTFAETIGLGGRCAVEIRNPAVLGDDEACRRLQEAVLLVSVDSPDFWARIFPGDTVYLRMHGRKDWYRHDYTDEELAEIRDKITDVGPQRAYIFFNNDHAMLEDAGAMMRLFGRRPDG; via the coding sequence ATGGAGGTTCATGTCGGCACGAGCGGGTGGGCGTATGCATGGAACCGCGGGGGCAGCCTCGCTTGGTTCGTGGAGCATTCCGGCCTCGACGCCGTCGAGTTGAACACGAGTTTTTACAGGTTCCCGTCGGAGAAGGCGGTCCTGTCGTGGGCGGCCGCCGGGTCGAGTCTGCGGTGGAGCGTCAAGGTAAACCGGTCGATTACCCACCGGCACAGGTTCAACGAGAATGCGGTAGCCGTCTGGGAGCGGTTCCGCGAGAGGTTTCTCCCCCTCGACAACCTCGTCGACTTCTATCTCTTCCAGGCCCCGCCGGCGTTCGGAGACGTCGACCGCATCCTGACGTTTGCAGAGACGATCGGGCTCGGAGGGCGGTGTGCGGTGGAGATCCGGAACCCTGCGGTGCTCGGCGACGACGAGGCGTGCCGGCGACTGCAGGAAGCGGTTCTTCTCGTCTCGGTCGATTCCCCTGACTTTTGGGCGCGGATATTTCCGGGCGATACCGTGTACCTCCGGATGCACGGGCGGAAGGACTGGTACCGGCACGACTATACGGACGAAGAACTCGCGGAGATCAGGGATAAGATCACTGACGTCGGCCCGCAACGGGCGTATATCTTCTTCAACAACGACCACGCCATGCTTGAGGATGCCGGAGCGATGATGCGTCTCTTCGGGCGTAGGCCGGACGGCTGA
- a CDS encoding DUF367 family protein, translating to MIPPYAYRDNTCDPRKCTMKKLAQRGLVTIVTSIRRIPRSTLLLDPTAEQAVSPADRHLPSITALDCSWEVLDTGAVASWRNRRALPYLVAANPVNFGRPFRLTSVEAIAATLYILGEKEQARAILAPFRWGLRFLEVNCNPLEDYAQARDSSEVVAIQALYM from the coding sequence ATGATACCGCCCTACGCCTATCGGGACAACACCTGCGACCCTCGGAAGTGCACGATGAAGAAACTGGCACAGCGCGGCCTCGTCACCATCGTCACCTCCATAAGAAGGATCCCTCGTTCGACCCTCCTCCTCGACCCGACCGCGGAACAGGCGGTCTCCCCGGCCGACCGGCACCTCCCCTCGATAACGGCGCTCGACTGCTCCTGGGAGGTGCTCGACACCGGGGCCGTCGCCTCGTGGCGCAACCGCCGGGCGCTCCCGTACCTTGTGGCAGCGAACCCGGTGAACTTCGGCAGGCCGTTCCGGCTGACGTCGGTGGAAGCGATAGCCGCGACGCTCTACATCCTTGGAGAGAAAGAGCAGGCCCGGGCGATTCTTGCCCCGTTCAGGTGGGGCTTGCGGTTCTTGGAGGTGAACTGCAACCCCCTCGAGGACTATGCGCAGGCCCGGGACAGCAGCGAGGTCGTCGCTATCCAAGCGCTCTATATGTGA
- a CDS encoding nucleoside 2-deoxyribosyltransferase — translation MYVLAAPCIENPACRARGITTDEDIRLFNRAAERCRRFSVEMVPLPCPETAYLGADRPPGSFLDRLATPEFAALLDRFEEEVRAAIRERGEPPLAIIGVDSSPACGVNTTYYSSEKRPGRGAFLARFPDIPCIDVKDFARYRIYLAAPLFSEAEQAYNLALHDLLERHLFDVYLPQDVGDTSHTRCREEHRAIFAQHLQALRDVDTVVAVIDGADADSGTSWEMGYAYALGKRVVALRTDFRMAGHHERVNLMLEESATVVTAKEDLPRALGTLLEGRERDPDRCSRG, via the coding sequence ATGTACGTGCTCGCCGCTCCCTGCATCGAGAATCCCGCGTGCCGCGCCCGGGGGATAACGACGGACGAGGATATCCGCCTCTTCAACCGGGCCGCGGAGCGCTGCCGCCGCTTCTCTGTCGAGATGGTCCCGCTCCCCTGCCCTGAGACGGCCTACCTCGGGGCCGACCGGCCGCCGGGCTCGTTCCTCGACCGCTTGGCGACGCCCGAGTTTGCGGCGCTCCTCGACCGGTTCGAGGAGGAGGTCCGCGCCGCGATCAGGGAGCGGGGGGAGCCGCCGCTTGCGATCATCGGGGTGGACTCATCCCCTGCCTGCGGGGTGAACACCACCTACTATTCGTCCGAGAAACGGCCCGGGCGCGGAGCGTTCCTCGCCCGGTTCCCGGATATCCCGTGCATCGACGTGAAGGACTTCGCCCGGTACCGCATCTACCTCGCCGCCCCGCTTTTCTCGGAGGCGGAGCAGGCCTACAACCTGGCGCTCCACGACCTCCTTGAGCGGCACCTCTTCGACGTCTACCTTCCCCAAGATGTGGGAGACACGAGCCATACCCGGTGCCGGGAGGAGCACCGGGCCATCTTTGCGCAGCACCTCCAAGCGCTCCGGGACGTCGATACCGTGGTCGCTGTCATCGACGGAGCGGACGCGGACTCCGGGACGTCCTGGGAGATGGGCTATGCGTATGCCCTCGGCAAACGGGTGGTCGCGCTCAGGACCGATTTCCGGATGGCCGGGCACCACGAGCGGGTCAACCTGATGCTTGAGGAGTCTGCGACGGTGGTCACGGCAAAGGAGGACCTCCCCCGGGCGCTCGGGACGCTGCTTGAGGGACGGGAGAGGGATCCCGACAGGTGTAGCAGGGGATAA
- a CDS encoding PAS domain S-box protein, protein MDPNTDALSPLLKALKEHPRGMSVSDLAAAVGVNRNTVSRYLDVLLVSGQVEMETYGKAKVFYLSQRIPISAMLNFSSDLVLMLDRDRRIVQANDAVCAFAGAKRDDIIGNRIEESPLAAFDHPLIRSRITDALNGSEVAEELRFLRRDEELFFRIKFLPTVFNDGTPGVTIILEDITEGRRAEEALRESEALFRSLVENINDLILNVDETCTFTYVSPKSREILGYSPEEMLGKTPCDFMAPEKAERVRVQFGALFADPKPKALFEWTMIHQSGSPVTLEVSGTPIYDMIGDFTGYRVVCRDVTERVRAVKRVAQWKSFLYSVVNNVPSMVFVREVEGNTFVFSNRAAEAFLGMTKEEMAGKHAADLFPPEMATFFADGDREMLERSAVQEQRARLPTGRTLYMKKIPIFNSRGMLKYMLGIAEDVTDRAAAEDLLVAERDRAQGYLNAAGVMIAVIEADGTIAMVNRRGCEILGYAEVDLVGKSWFATVVPEHLRDRLAQNFARLAAGGAEPPSYEESPVVTRDGRERPILWHNALLRDTDGKVVAMVSSGEEIAENPDSAADAGS, encoded by the coding sequence ATGGATCCCAATACCGATGCACTCTCTCCCCTGCTTAAGGCATTAAAAGAGCACCCGCGAGGTATGTCGGTCTCCGATCTTGCCGCCGCCGTCGGAGTGAACCGGAACACTGTCTCCCGGTACCTCGATGTCCTCCTCGTATCGGGCCAGGTGGAGATGGAGACCTACGGAAAGGCCAAGGTCTTCTATCTCTCCCAGCGGATCCCCATCTCGGCCATGCTCAACTTCTCGTCGGATCTGGTGCTGATGCTCGACCGCGATCGCAGAATCGTCCAGGCGAACGATGCGGTCTGTGCGTTTGCAGGTGCGAAGCGGGACGATATCATAGGGAACCGTATCGAAGAGTCGCCGCTCGCCGCGTTCGACCACCCCCTGATACGGAGCCGGATCACCGATGCGCTCAACGGCAGCGAGGTCGCGGAGGAACTCCGGTTCCTGCGGCGCGACGAGGAGCTCTTCTTCAGGATCAAGTTCCTTCCCACCGTTTTTAACGACGGGACGCCGGGGGTCACCATTATCCTCGAAGATATCACCGAGGGGCGGCGGGCGGAGGAGGCCCTGCGCGAGAGCGAGGCGCTCTTCAGGAGCCTTGTCGAGAACATCAACGACCTTATCCTGAACGTGGACGAGACCTGCACGTTCACCTACGTCAGTCCGAAGAGCCGGGAAATCCTGGGGTATTCCCCCGAGGAGATGCTCGGAAAGACTCCCTGCGACTTCATGGCCCCCGAGAAGGCGGAACGCGTCAGGGTGCAGTTCGGGGCGCTTTTTGCCGACCCAAAGCCCAAGGCGCTCTTCGAATGGACGATGATCCACCAAAGCGGGAGCCCCGTCACCCTTGAGGTGAGCGGGACGCCGATCTACGACATGATCGGCGACTTCACCGGCTACCGGGTGGTCTGCCGCGACGTCACCGAACGGGTCCGCGCCGTAAAACGGGTGGCCCAGTGGAAGTCGTTCCTCTACTCGGTCGTCAACAACGTCCCGAGCATGGTCTTCGTCCGTGAGGTGGAGGGGAACACGTTCGTCTTCTCGAACCGGGCCGCCGAGGCCTTCCTTGGGATGACGAAGGAAGAGATGGCGGGGAAGCACGCCGCCGACCTCTTCCCGCCCGAGATGGCGACGTTCTTCGCCGACGGCGACCGGGAGATGCTGGAGCGGTCGGCCGTCCAGGAGCAGCGCGCCCGCCTGCCGACCGGCAGAACCCTCTACATGAAGAAGATCCCGATCTTCAACTCCCGGGGCATGCTGAAGTACATGCTCGGGATCGCCGAGGATGTCACCGACCGCGCCGCTGCCGAAGACCTCCTGGTCGCCGAGCGGGACCGGGCGCAGGGATATCTGAATGCGGCCGGCGTGATGATCGCGGTGATTGAAGCGGACGGCACCATCGCTATGGTAAACCGGAGGGGATGCGAGATTCTGGGGTATGCCGAGGTAGATCTCGTCGGAAAGAGTTGGTTTGCAACGGTCGTCCCGGAACACCTCCGCGACCGGCTCGCCCAGAACTTCGCCCGCCTGGCTGCCGGAGGAGCCGAACCGCCTTCCTACGAAGAGAGCCCGGTCGTCACCAGGGACGGCAGAGAGCGGCCGATCCTCTGGCACAACGCTCTCCTGCGCGACACCGACGGAAAGGTCGTGGCGATGGTGAGTTCCGGAGAGGAGATCGCGGAGAACCCGGATAGTGCTGCCGACGCAGGATCCTGA
- a CDS encoding LemA family protein: protein MVDILSLVLIVVVVLIVIGIAAAFIGIYNRFFSLKNSAEATLGQVKVAMKKRLDMIEQLLGAVKSYAAFEKETLTGVTEMRARIGSAGPGDLNDLERESRSVLGRLLAVAENYPDLKTSRTVQDLMGAVKGVEDEIARQRYTYNNIAQQYNTMTDTIPSNIIAGAMGFTKLQYLEFGEEIERVPTISF, encoded by the coding sequence GTGGTGGACATTCTCTCCCTCGTCCTCATCGTCGTCGTGGTGCTGATCGTAATAGGCATCGCGGCGGCGTTCATCGGTATCTATAACCGGTTCTTCTCCCTCAAAAACTCTGCCGAGGCGACGCTCGGGCAGGTGAAGGTCGCGATGAAGAAGCGGTTGGACATGATCGAGCAGCTCCTCGGCGCGGTGAAGAGTTACGCGGCCTTCGAGAAGGAGACCTTGACCGGAGTGACTGAGATGCGGGCCCGTATCGGCAGCGCCGGCCCCGGCGACTTAAACGACCTCGAACGCGAATCCCGGTCGGTCCTCGGACGGCTTCTTGCCGTCGCCGAGAACTATCCCGACCTCAAGACCTCCCGGACTGTGCAGGACCTGATGGGGGCGGTCAAGGGCGTCGAGGACGAGATCGCCCGGCAGCGCTACACCTACAACAACATCGCCCAGCAGTACAACACCATGACCGATACGATCCCCTCGAACATTATCGCCGGCGCCATGGGCTTTACGAAACTGCAGTATCTGGAGTTCGGCGAGGAGATCGAGCGGGTCCCGACGATATCGTTCTGA
- a CDS encoding DUF2207 domain-containing protein has translation MRVTERQQILILVAITLLVGVLAVAGAAALPGLFRGNLDVQNYDAVFFENGTLIERYTYDVRSAGEYRMLYRYWNTPLTFGAVDRPHIEFLGMTAPPGTVGYVKDSWGEVRTASGAATPSDIATIRSLAFDNEVGLFKSGYFAPGTYTVEYRYRVRPPVEYDNQWAHLNLKLVDEHVPYRNLRITLPFAGVIEEVYTHPPTLEIERTAEAVVITGSAPQDDALNVELVLDPGFTQNVGGFPSYVPDVRQKTADANRWPPIFYGAASVLYGLAIILVLATPFILLGVYLRYGREKQFTVPEYLSFTPNTDLKPWQVNLLFKGDALEFDEDGFYATVLDLHRQGKIVVTEKPEGGVTVRIVSGESSDPYEQRVLTFLANVADDHVVDTADLKTFAETARRSPGYQHRILQYQQSLTALTRNVDTTIARRYVRDGRELILPLLFLGAIPCGLSILTFILAPGAAYLLVPAGILSFIVAVQVGIAALFPSTLFGVWKGDHYKEKLEWDAFAYFLSDLALIRQYSPADLSMWGEWLVYGTALGLGDKVEQAMKNLNISLPDIGMPLYSNMPVIFAPIVLYSPPSSGGGSGGFGGGGSFGGGGGFGGGGVGGR, from the coding sequence ATGCGCGTGACTGAACGGCAGCAGATCCTCATCCTTGTTGCCATCACCCTCCTCGTCGGGGTGCTGGCGGTCGCCGGAGCGGCCGCTCTTCCCGGCCTCTTTCGCGGGAACCTGGATGTCCAGAACTACGACGCCGTCTTCTTCGAGAATGGGACCCTTATCGAGCGATACACCTACGATGTCCGGTCGGCAGGGGAGTACCGGATGCTCTATCGCTACTGGAACACACCGCTCACCTTCGGGGCCGTCGACCGGCCGCATATCGAATTTCTCGGGATGACCGCTCCGCCGGGGACCGTCGGCTATGTCAAGGACTCCTGGGGCGAGGTGCGGACGGCCTCCGGGGCCGCGACCCCTTCGGACATTGCGACGATCCGGAGCCTTGCGTTCGATAACGAAGTGGGCCTCTTCAAGTCCGGCTACTTCGCTCCGGGCACCTACACGGTGGAGTACCGCTACCGGGTCCGGCCGCCGGTCGAGTACGATAACCAATGGGCGCACCTGAACCTGAAACTCGTGGACGAGCACGTTCCCTACCGGAACCTGCGCATCACGCTCCCGTTCGCCGGGGTTATCGAGGAGGTCTACACGCATCCCCCGACCCTCGAGATCGAGCGGACGGCCGAGGCCGTCGTCATAACGGGGAGCGCCCCGCAGGACGACGCGCTGAACGTCGAATTGGTCCTCGACCCCGGGTTCACGCAGAACGTCGGCGGGTTCCCGAGTTACGTCCCCGACGTGCGGCAGAAGACGGCCGACGCCAACCGCTGGCCTCCCATCTTCTACGGGGCGGCGAGCGTCCTTTACGGCCTCGCGATCATCCTCGTGCTTGCGACGCCGTTCATCCTCCTCGGCGTCTACCTCCGTTACGGCAGAGAGAAACAGTTTACGGTGCCGGAGTACCTGAGTTTCACGCCGAACACCGATCTGAAACCCTGGCAGGTAAACCTCCTCTTCAAGGGCGACGCCCTCGAGTTCGACGAAGACGGGTTCTACGCGACGGTGCTCGACCTTCACCGCCAGGGGAAGATCGTGGTGACCGAGAAACCGGAAGGAGGGGTCACGGTCAGGATCGTCTCGGGGGAGTCCTCCGACCCCTACGAGCAGCGGGTGCTCACCTTCCTTGCGAACGTCGCCGACGACCACGTCGTGGATACCGCCGACCTTAAGACGTTCGCCGAGACCGCCCGGCGGAGCCCGGGCTACCAGCACCGGATCCTGCAGTATCAGCAATCGCTTACCGCCCTGACCCGGAACGTGGACACAACCATTGCCCGGCGGTATGTCAGGGACGGCAGGGAACTCATCCTCCCGCTCCTCTTCCTCGGCGCCATTCCCTGCGGGCTTTCTATCCTGACGTTCATCCTCGCGCCGGGTGCGGCCTACCTCCTGGTCCCGGCCGGTATCCTCTCCTTCATCGTCGCGGTCCAGGTCGGGATTGCGGCCCTCTTCCCCTCGACGCTCTTTGGGGTCTGGAAGGGCGACCACTACAAGGAGAAGCTGGAATGGGACGCGTTCGCCTACTTCCTCTCCGACCTTGCTCTGATCCGGCAGTACTCCCCGGCCGACCTCTCGATGTGGGGGGAGTGGCTGGTCTACGGGACCGCGCTCGGCCTCGGGGACAAGGTCGAGCAGGCGATGAAGAACCTAAACATCAGCCTCCCGGACATCGGGATGCCGCTCTACTCGAACATGCCGGTGATCTTTGCCCCCATCGTCCTCTACTCCCCGCCGTCTTCAGGCGGCGGCAGCGGAGGGTTCGGCGGCGGTGGATCCTTCGGCGGTGGCGGGGGTTTCGGCGGCGGCGGTGTCGGGGGAAGATAA